In a single window of the Bacillus mycoides genome:
- a CDS encoding NUDIX hydrolase, which yields MRAPYQVLIFPYIKTDDSIQYGIFNRSDYGYWQGIAGGGEDGETPIESAKREAFEEAGIIRECPYIKLDSVSSLPVEDVVGEFLWGEDVYVIKEFSFGVKVPTKNIKLSKEHFKYKWLCFEEAVTLLKWGSNKTALRELNKRLLK from the coding sequence ATGAGAGCGCCGTATCAAGTATTGATATTTCCTTATATAAAAACTGATGATTCCATTCAATATGGCATTTTTAATCGAAGTGATTATGGTTATTGGCAAGGAATAGCTGGTGGTGGAGAAGATGGTGAGACTCCTATTGAATCAGCAAAACGGGAAGCGTTTGAAGAGGCTGGTATTATAAGAGAATGTCCATATATAAAACTAGATTCTGTGTCTTCACTACCAGTAGAGGATGTAGTTGGTGAATTTCTTTGGGGAGAAGATGTTTATGTAATAAAAGAATTTTCTTTTGGAGTTAAAGTTCCTACAAAAAATATTAAATTATCTAAAGAACACTTCAAGTATAAATGGTTGTGCTTTGAGGAAGCCGTAACGCTTTTAAAATGGGGTAGTAACAAAACAGCTTTGAGGGAATTAAACAAAAGGCTGTTAAAATAA
- a CDS encoding ATP-binding protein produces MGIPTLLLNTFIIIICILSYQVFWLEHKEKMACNNILISVLSSIAIIFCMTFPFHLHAGFIYDLRFIPIILVFLYGNTKSIICIGVLYLSYRFYLGGSGVFPSFIIFTIISVITIMFRYLSPTYFKEKKILLSILLILICTTSLSICGIVTQINTGVKIDSTLIEFLFNYIIINIFTVLLSVYLIEGMIEKYKIKERMQRAEKFYIASELAASIAHEIHNPLTTVRGFTQLLNEDESAKMSQDKYLEIMLLEMQQIQSTINNYLSLTKPQNIIKEELDINYILNQVKDNISPLALSYNVEIKQHITTDSLYINANTEKFKICLTNIIQNGIEAMKNGGVLQINIQKIKGNIVIDIIDTGIGMSSQQIKRIALPFYSTTEKGTGLGTMIAYSIIKELNGDIEIESELGKGTHFSITIPC; encoded by the coding sequence ATGGGAATTCCTACACTATTATTAAATACATTTATTATTATTATTTGTATCCTTAGTTACCAAGTATTTTGGCTAGAACATAAAGAAAAAATGGCATGTAATAATATATTAATTTCTGTACTTTCCTCCATTGCAATTATTTTTTGTATGACTTTTCCTTTTCATTTACACGCTGGGTTCATTTATGATTTACGTTTTATTCCCATTATATTAGTTTTTCTATATGGAAATACAAAGAGCATTATTTGTATTGGAGTTTTATATCTTTCTTATAGATTTTACTTAGGTGGAAGCGGAGTCTTCCCATCATTTATTATCTTTACTATTATTTCTGTTATTACAATCATGTTTCGTTACTTGTCACCTACTTATTTCAAGGAAAAGAAGATATTATTAAGTATTCTACTTATTTTGATATGTACAACTTCCCTTTCTATCTGCGGTATTGTAACGCAAATAAATACAGGTGTTAAAATTGACTCTACTCTCATTGAATTTTTATTCAATTATATAATCATAAATATTTTCACAGTATTATTATCAGTTTATTTAATAGAAGGAATGATCGAGAAATATAAAATAAAAGAAAGAATGCAAAGAGCAGAAAAATTTTATATAGCTAGCGAACTAGCTGCATCGATCGCGCATGAAATTCATAATCCACTGACCACGGTACGTGGATTCACTCAATTACTAAATGAAGATGAGAGTGCTAAGATGTCTCAAGATAAGTACTTAGAAATTATGTTACTTGAAATGCAGCAAATACAATCTACTATTAATAACTATTTATCTTTAACCAAACCACAAAACATTATAAAAGAGGAACTAGATATTAATTACATATTAAATCAAGTGAAAGATAATATTTCACCACTCGCTCTTTCATATAATGTTGAAATAAAACAGCATATTACAACAGATTCCCTTTACATAAATGCTAATACTGAAAAATTTAAAATATGTCTAACCAACATCATACAAAATGGAATTGAGGCTATGAAAAATGGTGGCGTATTACAAATAAATATACAAAAAATAAAAGGTAATATTGTAATTGATATTATTGATACAGGAATAGGAATGTCTTCCCAACAAATAAAACGTATTGCCTTGCCATTTTATTCAACAACAGAAAAAGGTACTGGGCTTGGTACTATGATTGCGTACAGTATTATTAAAGAATTAAACGGAGATATAGAGATAGAAAGTGAACTAGGAAAAGGAACACACTTTTCTATCACTATCCCCTGCTAA